The following are from one region of the Actinoplanes sp. L3-i22 genome:
- a CDS encoding HdeD family acid-resistance protein: protein MRSSGWVSLVAGVFALILGIVAFAWPSATLQVVGFLFGLNLLLLGVVRACQFLFVPDAPVTGRILGVIFGVLVALLGILCLRNVTGSLKLLLLIVALGWLLDGLAEIFTSVGDREPGAGWRIALGLCVVLVSIAILVWPGLGLATFVLIGATTLCFVGIAGILIGIAGLRSRPA, encoded by the coding sequence ATGCGAAGCTCTGGTTGGGTCAGTCTGGTCGCCGGGGTGTTCGCGCTGATCCTGGGGATCGTCGCGTTCGCCTGGCCGTCCGCGACACTGCAGGTCGTCGGCTTCCTGTTCGGGCTGAACCTGCTCCTGCTCGGCGTGGTCCGGGCATGTCAGTTCCTGTTCGTCCCGGACGCCCCGGTCACCGGGCGGATCCTCGGCGTGATCTTCGGCGTGCTGGTCGCGCTGCTCGGCATCCTCTGCCTGCGCAACGTGACCGGCTCGCTGAAACTGCTGCTGCTCATCGTGGCGCTGGGCTGGCTGCTGGACGGCCTGGCCGAGATCTTCACCTCGGTGGGGGACCGGGAGCCGGGCGCGGGCTGGCGGATCGCGCTGGGCCTGTGCGTGGTCCTGGTCTCGATCGCGATCCTGGTGTGGCCGGGCCTGGGCCTGGCGACGTTCGTGCTGATCGGCGCGACGACGCTGTGCTTCGTCGGGATCGCCGGCATCCTCATCGGCATCGCCGGGCTGCGCTCCCGCCCGGCCTGA
- a CDS encoding potassium channel family protein — protein MKPRFGYGVVLLLIVSTYVLALFAERRWVVTVLLTVQTATVWQSLRVARARPGLRVAGAVVFVLALAAGLASALRIGPLTGIAFSAAAVLYLLAPIAIVRDLGRRERVDLQTMLGALAAYLLIGMAFAFSYECLAAIQSGPLFGERGDPPLSEALFFSFVTVTTTGYGDLVPAGNPAQTIAVFEALTGQLFLVTAVAKVVENWRPRNWTRGSSTGDDASPREVR, from the coding sequence ATGAAACCCCGCTTCGGGTACGGCGTCGTCCTGCTCCTGATCGTGAGCACCTACGTGCTGGCGCTGTTCGCCGAGCGGCGCTGGGTGGTGACGGTCCTGCTCACCGTGCAGACCGCCACGGTCTGGCAGTCGCTGCGGGTGGCCCGGGCCCGGCCCGGGCTCCGGGTGGCCGGCGCGGTCGTGTTCGTGCTGGCCCTGGCCGCGGGCCTGGCCAGCGCGCTGCGGATCGGCCCGCTGACCGGGATCGCGTTCTCCGCGGCCGCGGTGCTGTACCTGCTGGCGCCGATCGCGATCGTCCGCGACCTGGGCCGCCGGGAGCGGGTCGACCTGCAGACGATGCTCGGGGCGCTGGCCGCGTACCTGCTGATCGGGATGGCGTTCGCGTTCTCCTACGAGTGCCTGGCGGCGATCCAGTCCGGCCCGCTCTTCGGCGAGCGCGGTGACCCGCCGCTGTCCGAGGCGTTGTTCTTCAGCTTCGTCACGGTGACCACCACCGGGTACGGCGACCTCGTCCCGGCCGGCAACCCGGCCCAGACGATCGCCGTCTTCGAGGCGCTCACCGGCCAGCTCTTCCTGGTCACCGCGGTCGCCAAGGTGGTCGAGAACTGGCGGCCCCGGAACTGGACCCGGGGCTCATCCACCGGGGATGACGCGAGTCCACGGGAGGTCCGATGA
- a CDS encoding M48 family metallopeptidase: MSQRLRHPAEMPFYVFMVVLNLIIIWLILQAAITLPYLPDRLVDTGWATAVRSAFIGLLLLVPVLVVIRETQRASVRGTAVELSPHQYGELYKTADDFAHRLGLPRRPTLYLANGNGTLNAFAAQATGHDYVVLSNELFANLQQNNREGLKFILGHELGHIRLHHVSLWYQLSVAYSERIPVLGPTLSRLREYSCDRQGAHLCPSGATGLVLLASGRHTEHTTDVHQLIRQGQALRGFWVELAQLPQSHPYTVRRIERLFRLGLLRAAD; the protein is encoded by the coding sequence GTGTCCCAACGGTTGCGGCACCCGGCCGAGATGCCGTTCTACGTGTTCATGGTGGTGCTCAACCTGATCATCATCTGGCTGATCCTGCAGGCCGCGATCACCCTGCCCTACCTGCCGGATCGGCTGGTGGACACCGGCTGGGCGACCGCCGTGCGCAGCGCCTTCATCGGGCTGCTGCTGCTGGTTCCGGTCCTGGTGGTGATCCGTGAGACGCAGCGCGCCTCGGTGCGCGGCACCGCGGTCGAGTTGAGTCCACATCAGTACGGCGAGCTGTACAAGACCGCCGACGACTTCGCCCACCGGCTCGGGCTGCCCCGCCGGCCGACCCTCTACCTGGCCAACGGCAACGGCACGCTGAACGCGTTCGCCGCCCAGGCCACCGGCCACGACTACGTGGTGCTCTCCAACGAGCTGTTCGCGAACCTGCAGCAGAACAACCGGGAGGGCCTGAAGTTCATCCTCGGCCACGAGCTCGGGCACATCCGGCTGCACCACGTCTCGCTGTGGTACCAGCTCTCGGTCGCCTACTCCGAACGGATCCCGGTGCTCGGGCCGACCCTGTCCCGGCTGCGGGAGTACTCCTGCGACCGGCAGGGCGCGCACCTGTGCCCGTCCGGTGCCACCGGGCTGGTGCTGCTCGCCTCCGGGCGGCACACCGAGCACACCACCGACGTGCACCAGCTGATCCGGCAGGGCCAGGCGCTGCGCGGGTTCTGGGTCGAGCTGGCCCAGCTCCCGCAGTCGCACCCGTACACCGTCCGGCGCATCGAGCGGCTGTTCCGGCTCGGTCTGCTCCGCGCCGCTGACTAG
- a CDS encoding diacylglycerol kinase family protein yields MARLAFVAAAAATAVLLLAAGLAASLALLLTAALGSAVTLTGAWWFLTHRGPVRWAAGVVVVLAPVVVAVLYARANLVGEVVLFGLLWAGAVAAGRRALAVAAEPVVLRTPPPARPFLIMNPRSGGGKVARFRLDERAAALGAEVFLLDGPAVDVAAVARQAVLDGADLLGVAGGDGTQALVAGIAAEHDVPFLVLAAGTRNHFALDLGLDRDDPAAGLDALTDGEEVRIDLGLIGDRTFVNNASFGAYAAVVGSADYRDAKLSTALDLLPAVLNRPSPLRLTVGGATLSGPQAVLISNNAYRMDLGRRSGLDHGELGVLAVAVHRRRPLTVRAAREVVVDADGPTVPVGVDGEALALATPVHLRICPGALRVRLPRQRPGVPAAPPHLDWRRLRRLAFAGRRGTPSISGGVRPAG; encoded by the coding sequence ATGGCCCGTCTGGCGTTCGTCGCGGCGGCCGCCGCGACGGCGGTGCTCCTGCTGGCCGCCGGGCTGGCCGCCAGCCTCGCGCTGCTGCTCACCGCGGCGCTGGGCAGCGCGGTCACGCTGACCGGCGCGTGGTGGTTCCTGACCCACCGGGGGCCGGTGCGCTGGGCGGCCGGGGTGGTCGTGGTGCTCGCCCCGGTGGTGGTGGCGGTGCTCTACGCGCGCGCGAACCTGGTCGGCGAGGTGGTCCTGTTCGGCCTGCTGTGGGCCGGCGCGGTGGCCGCCGGGCGGCGCGCCCTGGCGGTCGCCGCCGAGCCGGTGGTGCTGCGGACCCCGCCGCCGGCCCGGCCGTTCCTGATCATGAATCCGCGGTCCGGCGGCGGGAAGGTCGCCCGGTTCCGGCTCGACGAGCGGGCGGCGGCGCTGGGCGCGGAGGTGTTCCTGCTGGACGGGCCGGCGGTCGACGTGGCCGCGGTCGCCCGGCAGGCCGTGCTGGACGGCGCGGACCTGCTCGGCGTGGCCGGCGGCGACGGGACCCAGGCGCTGGTCGCCGGGATCGCCGCGGAGCACGACGTCCCGTTCCTGGTGCTGGCGGCCGGCACCCGCAACCACTTCGCGCTGGATCTCGGGCTGGACCGGGACGACCCGGCGGCCGGGCTGGACGCGCTCACCGACGGCGAGGAGGTCCGGATCGACCTGGGGCTGATCGGCGACCGGACGTTCGTGAACAACGCGTCGTTCGGCGCGTACGCGGCGGTGGTGGGCAGCGCGGACTACCGCGACGCCAAGCTGAGCACCGCCCTGGACCTGCTGCCGGCCGTGCTGAACCGGCCCTCGCCGCTGCGGCTGACCGTCGGCGGCGCCACGCTGAGCGGGCCGCAGGCCGTGCTGATCAGCAACAACGCCTACCGGATGGATCTCGGGCGGCGGTCCGGGCTGGACCACGGGGAGCTGGGCGTGCTGGCCGTCGCGGTGCACCGCCGGCGCCCGCTGACCGTCCGGGCCGCCCGCGAGGTGGTCGTGGACGCGGACGGGCCGACGGTTCCGGTGGGGGTGGACGGCGAGGCACTGGCGCTGGCCACGCCCGTACATCTGCGAATCTGCCCCGGGGCTCTGCGGGTGCGGCTGCCCCGGCAGCGGCCGGGGGTGCCCGCCGCTCCCCCGCATCTGGACTGGAGACGGTTGCGGCGGCTGGCTTTCGCCGGCCGCCGCGGGACTCCGTCGATCAGCGGCGGCGTCCGACCCGCCGGGTGA